In Triticum urartu cultivar G1812 unplaced genomic scaffold, Tu2.1 TuUngrouped_contig_6953, whole genome shotgun sequence, the DNA window CAAATTGTCTGAGACACTTTACAAAGTTGACGACTCAACGTATGCGCATGGATGGCCAAATTGGTAACTTCGGCAGAAATCTCTGTAAAATGCTGCAGCTAATTAATTTTCAGGATGTAATTTTGATCCACATTGGTCCACGCGGTGGTAGATCATGAGGCTCATAGTTAACTTACTGCCAAAGTAAGATTAAATGAATTATAACCATAGTAAGCAACAGAATTAAATTGGCTTAACCACCTCCCAATGGCTTAGCTGCTATGCCTCAAATCATACCTACTGTTAGCTTCTAAAAATGTCATATATTgtgggacagagggagtaatatTTAGCTCATGTTTTATATGAAGATTTGGACCAATGGAAAACACGAAGGGTTTACGATGCCCTTCCATCTATAACCATAAGTCATGATATGAGAAGCTTACAATAAATTCTCTATACGAGTTCTCGCAGGAAAGACAAATTGATTATCTTCCCCTAAGGTAACTAACTAAGAGCTCTATACCCATATCATGTATTAACATTGTCCTGCATATGTCACAAATAGTTCATACTTCCATTTCTCGCAAAAATTAGGGGTACTTATTACTTATAGGCATCTGAATTGCGACGCACGTAGGCATGTTGCAGAGAGACCCTTTTATCCAAATGTCGTTTCGCGCATTTTTCCTAGGTGGCCACCATATATTCTAATGATGATTCATGGTAATTTCAGTTAGAGCATCACATGATATTTTTCTGCATTCCCGTGAGGCCACGTCAGCTGCATGGGGTTTGCCCCCGCTGGCCCTATCATGAAATCTTTGCATCCTCGTCTTCTCACATCTCTTTATGATTATATTCACAAAAATGGTGTGCCATAAATTTTGCTGCAACGGTCGCTGCACCTTCTAGTTAGGTCAGTGCAAGGTGTCAAGAGAAGTAGAGAACACAACAATACCTTTCAAGCATATAGAAAGGTAGTAAGCATTCGTTGACTTGAGGAGAAGATCACGGCATTCATACTACAGGACTAAAAAACCAATGGGCTTTATCACAGATAGAACATTTTATGACGGAGTAATTATGTTGGTAACTAAGCTGTTCAAATACTGAGGTTCAATAAGTACAGAGTAGCAGGGCTGTATAATAACAGGCATGCCGATATTAGAACTTCAAGATCACAAAGTAACACAACTAAATAATCATGCTCCACTACACCGAAAACATAATGAGAACAATCTCACTGAATCAACAGATAGGTTCTAGAATTAGTTCAACTGTAACAACCTTTAAATCCTGGCAAAGCGGGGAAATCTTCGTTCTGAATACTGAACTCCTGGTTTTGTTGAACAATGGAGTTAACACCAACTCCTTGCTTCCGTAGTGATCCTGCAATTAAGAGAGATTGGCAAAGAATCCTCCAAAAATAGGAGAAATATTTACGGTTTTCCAGCAATTTTACCATATTGTCCCTGTGGACCACCAGCTGAATTAGGTCGACCAGTCAATTGGGGGAAATCATTGATGTCGAATGGAGCGCTGTCACTGGCGTCATGTAGCATCCCCATAGAACCCAGAGAACTATTTCCTGGTTGCATTTGGTTCTGGGACAATGAAGCACCAGACGTTGGGTATGAACTTCCAATCATATTCATCAGTTGCGACGATCCTGGTGTTAAGAGATAGAAAAAAGAACAAGCTGGATGAGAACACGCAGTTCAACAAAAGAAAATAACACACTGTATGCTTTTTTATCATTCACCCTCATGAGACTATCACGGTTGTATAAAATATAAACAAGATTTTATCATAACCCAGCTACTATCATAAATTTAAATTGGTAATATCACAGAATAGAACAACATTAAGAAATAGGTACAGTAACAGTCACTAAAAAAGCAAGAACAGATATACTATGCAATAACCAACTATAGAATGGATATTCTCAAATAATACTAAGAAAATAGCATTGATTTCTATTTATTTTAATATGTGTGCCTTTGTTTACAAGATTCTATGTCTAATTATTAAAAAGTTTCCAACAGCCAACATATCCCTGCAAAAGAAAGAATAGCGATGACAGGAATTCCAACAATGTTGGACTTCAATATTTAAGGTAAAATTCTAAATTCTAAAAGTTGGCTCCCATTGTACAGAGGTAACAAAATGCCTATTTCCCCAGATAGTGTCACTTCCAAAATTTAAGTCTGCAATACACTATAGCATCACATGGTTCATAATTTATGAAGCATGAACATTAACGCTACCTACTGTGTTTTCCAAAAAGAAGGTCCAGTGAAACCTATATCATACGGGATGTTAAACATTTATTTCATATACCCAACTTTTTTTCTTAAGAAGTCAAGGAACAGAGCATTAACATAGCAATGGTTAAACATGCTTAAAAATAGTATTTCAAGCTAAAACATGAAGCTTAACATAAATCTATGGAGTAAAAAAATCAACCTACGGTTAGGTAAACTACCTTGCGGAATAAGGCCATTCATCATCCTGTTGGATCCTTGCACATTTAGTCTTCCACTTGCAGCATTGCCACTAAAATCGATGCGTGATGAGATACTCGGCACCGACAATCCACCAGAGCTTATATTTCTTCCAATGTTACTTCCACCCACAATGTTTCCCGCGGAGCTTGTAATACGTGGACCCAGGTTTCCTAAAGCTGGATTGCCAGGGACAGAATTTCGATTACCACTGGTGCCCAAGTTTGAGGACAAACCTTGAATGGTCCCACCCATGTTCATTCCACTGCTGAATGCTTGACCTCCACCAACATTCATTCCTCTACCACTGACACCTGAATGTGCATGAGGAATCTGCAAAAGAAACCACAGTAAGACAGTAAAAATCATCATCCTCCACATGAAACCACAGCAAGAAGAGTATGTCATAATTAAGCCAACAAAATTGTTGATTAGATTGCAAACCCATTAACATGCATGTTCATGATGTTTCAAAGTATATGAATAATAATGCTGCAAACCTCCACAAAGGTGGGGCATTCGAACCTGAGACATGGCAACAGGGAGGTTGTTTGAAGCAAATCTCCCAGAAATGCTCCCTCCAGGCTGTTGAACACCGGAGGATGGAAGGCCACTCATCGCAGCATTCCTTTGTGCAAGTGATCCGGGCATATTTGGAAGACTGTAATTTCCATGAATGTTGTGCAGACCTGAAAAATGCAGAAAATGACAAGAGTTAAGAAGGTGTACTCAGTGGATGGCGCACTAGGTCAATGCACTAACCGAGCTAGTGTATGAATCGTATGCTCACCAGAGTGATGGAAACCTTGAACTGATCCAGATTGGCCAGAAAAGGATGTTGTGAATGGCCGTCCGGATGAGTCTGGAAGGTTCGATGTGGAAGTGTTAAGATTTGACTGCCAAGGGAAGAAAGCATCAAGTTATCATCAAGACAAGTAATAACAAAACCTAGTAGACAGACAGAATTGGAAAGCGTATATATATAGTGAATGCATGGTAGTCCTCCAGTTACAAGATTTGAATTGGATAAGCAAGTACATTGAGCAAGCCGGACATCGTTGGCAACGAATATCACCAAGTTCACCAACAACGAATCAGTCAAGGAAGAAAGCATCAAGTTATCAAAAAAAATAACAAAACCTAGTAAACCAACATAATAGGGAAGTGTGTATATATATAGTGAATGCATGGTAGTCCAGTTACAAGGATAAGCAAGTACATTCAGTAAGCCGAACATTGTTCGCAACGGAAGAGCGAGTCAACACTCAGGTTCAACTGAAGATTGTCCACCAAAAATGCATGAACCGGTGATAGCCGCCAATCTGAAACAGAAACAGACACATCCATTAGTTACTTGTAAATTAAAAAACCTCAAAAAAGAAATAATGTGCGTAATAATTTAACTTGGTAATAAAAAGTTTGCATCTGAGGCACCCTTCCAATCCAACGTAAACAAACGAGCTAGTCAGGACAGCATACAAAAATGTGCAGATTTCAGCATTGAGGAAATGCAGCCGTCCTAGGAGGCACGCAGGACAGGACACGTACATATCTGAACTTTAGCTGCTGCCAAGTGCTTGAGTTTGAAAACAAAACACAAGGTGAATAAGTATCCAGGACCGAGTGGTTGAGGAGTGTATCGCAGAAGAGAAGATGGTGACTGCAAACAGCGTACAGTTAAGAGCATACAGACTGTCGCTTCATGGCTGTGACCATGGGGCATATCTTCTTGAGCTCTGGTTCAGGGTTTTATTAGAAAGAAGCCAAACCTTAGCAGCCAGCAGCATAGTGGTAGACAGACACTAGTCCCATGCCATGTCAGGTGAGGTGTTGCTTATACAAAGGAAAGGGTACATAGATTCATCACTACCTGCCCTGGTCCTGCCGCTGGATAATATGCTGCATCTACTCTACTCCAGGCGACAGTAACAAACAGAAGAGATGATATCATGGATGCAGTGCAGTCAAATGGAAGTAAAGTCAATTTTGCGTTGCCATGAAGGAAGGGAATTCAGTGAATACGGTGAGAGATTTGCATCTAATAAACAATCCCTAGCAGAAGATAATCACAGAATCCCTAGCACGAGGTACCCCATTTCCTTCACCACTACGTACTGGGGTCGGGTCGGGTCGGGTCCGGTCGGGTGGCAGCTCGACCTAGACCTAGACCTAGCTAGCAGATGGAAGGGAGGAATTGTAGAGCAGCCttggggcggggcggggcggggagAGGAGAAGCTTGGTTGGGGTGGGCgcggagggagggagggagcaCCTTGGTTGGGGCGGAGAGGCGATCGATCGGGGTTGGGGGTGGgaggggagaggaaatggggaattagttttttttttttgagacaaaaaAATGGGGAATTAGTTGAAACTGCCTGCCAAAGCCAAACCGGTAACGGTCGCGCCTACTGGGCCACGATCTCGCGTATTGGGTCTAACGTATAGccagcatcatcatcatcatcggcccTTTCTTCTCTCTAGACTAGACTAGAGGGCCCGGCCCGTCTAACCTTCAACTATACTATCTTTCTCGCTACTTTTTTCTTATTATTAATGGGGAGCGAAATTCTGGATCAATCATCTCTTATTTGTACACGACAGCTTGCTTTTTGCAAAGGCCTGTACGGCAAAGATCAGACAAGTTCCGGATGCTTATTGTTAGGCATCAGGTCAACGGGTTACTTTGGCAAATAGCTCAAGAGGTAAATACACCGCGAGTCATAGAACTTTCACGCGACGGTCAGTTTGATGCATAAATTTGTAAAATACGTGCTTTTGGTCATCTAACTTGTCTTTCCATTCATATACGGTGCTTTCTACCGTATCATGTGCACGCAAAAAAAAACATGGCAGGGCCCCACTATCAGGGGATGAGGCAATGGGTAATCCGCGTGCACTGTTATTTTTCAAAAAGCACCCTTGCATTTTATTTATTTATGCACAAAATCCTCAAATAAAATAAAAAGTGCTAGAGCAGCAGCAGGATTTAAACACACGCCCCGCTAACTTAGATAGGCATTTGACCTCCTTACTATTGACGTTTATAGAGCACAATTAGCTTTATATAAGATAAACCGTACGAGTTAAAGTAGAAACCAAACGAGAAAAGGGCAAAGCACCGGTTCTAACCTATGACCACATAAGCTCGCCACGTGTGCGAGCGCCAACCATCTGGCCACATTGACATTTAAATAGATAAACACAATTTCTCTTATGTATTATTTCTTTCTATTTAAGAAAATTACTTATATTCTCGATAAACTTTTTGGACAAATCAACTAGATTTTGTTTGAATTCAAGTAATTTTAAATTTAAAAATCTAGATAGGAAATATAGTGCAGACTGAGTGTACATATTTTTTGGACAAACCAACAAACATTTTGTATGAATTCGAGTAATTTTAAATTAAAAATGTAGATAAAACAAAATATAGTGCAGAATGAGTGTACATATTTTTTGCACAAACCAACAAACATTTTGTATGAATTCGAGTAATTTTAAATTAAAAATGTAGATAAAACAAAATATAGTGCAAAATGAATGTAATTTTTTAATTCAAATAATTTTAAATTTCAAAATCTATATTAAAGAAATCATAGGTGAAAATGAATGTATGTAAATTTTCGGACAAAACAACTAATTTTTTGATTGAATTTGAATAATCtagataaaataaaataaagttcATAATGAATATACGTAAATTTCTTTCATACAAATAAACGTAATTTATTATGAATTCAAAAATCTAGCTGAAAGAAATCATATGTGAAGAAGAATGTACATCTTTTTTTTTGGACAAATCATCTAATTTTTTGTTTGAATTCAAATAATTTAAAATTTGAAAATAAGATAAAAGTAAATCTAGTGCCCAATGAATGTACATATTTTTTGGGGGAAAATCAGCAAAATTTTGTTTGAATTCAAataattttaaatttgaaaatctagataaaagaAAATATGGGTTAGAATGAATGTACATATTTTTTGGGGGACAAATCAActaatttttatttgaatttgaataATCTATATAAAAGAAACATAGTTAACAATGAATGTACGGAAATTTCTTTCAAAGAAATCAACGAAAAGAAATATAGCTAGACAAAAGAATATATAGTGCAGAATGAATGTACCTAATTATTTTTCGAacaaattatcagaaaaattgtTTCAATCCGAataattttaaatttgaaaatcTAGAGAAATGAAAATATATTCAGAATGTGCACCTTTTATTTTAGAGGTGATATACCTTAGTAGTCCAAATGAAATACCAAGTACGATCAATTGCGGTGGATAGGTCGCTAGCTCCATTCCAATTGGTCCTTGGTTAGAACTCGCTCGTCCCATTTTTTCCAGCTCAATATATTTACAACTTACACTGACCGTAGGACCCAGGCACCCAGCGGACAATTATTGTTGGAGTGCTTTTGCAAAAAGAACGAGCGTGTTTCCGGAAAAATCATCACGTGCACTAGCCACTGACAATGGGCCCAATATATTTACAACGTACACTGACGGTCGGACCCAGCGGGCAACTATTGTTGGATTGCTTTTATAAAAAGTAAAAAGAATGAGGGTGTTTATTGAAAAAACGCCGGCCATTGGTGTGCCATGTAGGCAGCGAATACACCTGCGTACGGAAAATGTGCCCGTATTTACACGCCCGCACAA includes these proteins:
- the LOC125531310 gene encoding probable NOT transcription complex subunit VIP2, translated to MSGLLNSNLNTSTSNLPDSSGRPFTTSFSGQSGSVQGFHHSGLHNIHGNYSLPNMPGSLAQRNAAMSGLPSSGVQQPGGSISGRFASNNLPVAMSQIPHAHSGVSGRGMNVGGGQAFSSGMNMGGTIQGLSSNLGTSGNRNSVPGNPALGNLGPRITSSAGNIVGGSNIGRNISSGGLSVPSISSRIDFSGNAASGRLNVQGSNRMMNGLIPQGSSQLMNMIGSSYPTSGASLSQNQMQPGNSSLGSMGMLHDASDSAPFDINDFPQLTGRPNSAGGPQGQYGSLRKQGVGVNSIVQQNQEFSIQNEDFPALPGFKGGSSDYPMELHHKEQLHENVPVMQAQQYPMSRSVGFNLGSSYQPNRQQHQQGAANSIQSGGPQNIGLRPLNSQSQTSSLGSYEQLLQQYQQPQTQSPFRLQQMSSSAAQTYADHGLKPILGGRTPPDPYGLLGLLGVIRMNDPDLSSLALGIDLTTLGLNLNSPDNLYKTFGSPFSNEPAKGEPEYTTPACYVAEQPPALQPMHFQKFQTLILLYIFYSMPKDEAQICAANELYNRGWYYHKEARQWFTRITNMEPLVKTPTYERGSYAFFDQGNWETVRKDNFVLHYELVEKRPSLPSVSQIVR